From Deferrisoma camini S3R1, the proteins below share one genomic window:
- a CDS encoding polyamine aminopropyltransferase, whose product MSSLPAERVPRAEPSRAAQGQPFCSSAGGLALLALSAGVLAYELLLLRLFSVLMWYHFASLTIGVALLGLSAGAVWVGLVRRPGPALVRWGAAGFGVGVLGFLAGLVAVHFSPRLAAWALAPFHQPFFQPFARTLAALPDSGIGWRVAALAGAAGLPFLGAGVALAAALSAGRGRIHRTYAWILGGSGIGAAAVPAALTVWSAPAALAAVASLAFAAAAGRRRAPPGTILVLLAGCALAWGLDATGAAELPLARGRYEPGLLAVRWNPMSRVAAYPLAPGEAARPFGLSPRYRGPHPQQLGLVVDDSGYTNLYEGGAARANPDYFRQNLVALAWHLRPGARTLIVGPGGGKDVWVALSFPGTRVQAVEINPGVVEMVEEVFAGFTGRPYSDARVRLAVADARAFTARDPARYDVIEASAVFGRMPPAGGVFTLSEDFLHTREALEAYWRRLSPDGILSITLFAHERRAPRLVALVRDLLDRQGVAAPQAHVRVVGDRAVANVLVSRRPFTPQEDRSLRERVKAARFRMLYPPEGGDNLLARILEAPDLSSTLDRLPYDLSPPTDDRPFFYYTLRLRDFLQPGSRAVGFDNQGVLLLRSAFLVLALLTLVGLVAPVALRHALPRGGGPALAYAAAIGLGYMLVEIGILKRLVLFLAHPVYAAAAVLAAFLCGSGLGSLLAPRIAPNPRRLTGVLLVVAAGVWAWALLAPGWFRPDHPWGLVGRAAVAVAALAPLAFLMGIPFPSGMALLGQAAGASLPWCWALNGAAGILGSVGALLVALHFGYTGTLVAGAAVYASAAILVPRLGGGR is encoded by the coding sequence GTGAGCTCGCTTCCCGCTGAGCGGGTGCCTCGAGCGGAACCAAGCAGGGCTGCCCAGGGGCAGCCCTTTTGTTCGTCCGCAGGGGGGCTGGCGCTTCTGGCCCTGTCGGCCGGGGTGCTGGCCTATGAGCTCCTCCTGCTGCGGCTGTTCTCGGTGCTCATGTGGTACCACTTCGCCAGCCTCACCATCGGGGTCGCGCTTCTGGGGCTGTCGGCCGGAGCGGTCTGGGTGGGCCTGGTGCGGCGCCCAGGCCCGGCGCTGGTTCGATGGGGCGCCGCCGGGTTCGGCGTGGGGGTGCTGGGGTTCCTGGCTGGGCTCGTGGCCGTTCACTTCAGCCCCCGCCTCGCGGCCTGGGCCCTGGCGCCGTTCCACCAACCGTTCTTCCAACCGTTCGCGCGCACCCTGGCCGCGCTTCCCGACTCCGGCATCGGGTGGAGGGTGGCCGCCCTGGCCGGGGCCGCGGGGCTTCCGTTTTTGGGGGCCGGCGTGGCACTGGCCGCGGCGCTCTCGGCAGGGAGGGGCCGGATCCACCGCACCTATGCCTGGATCCTGGGCGGTTCCGGGATCGGGGCCGCGGCCGTTCCGGCGGCCCTCACGGTGTGGAGCGCGCCGGCTGCCTTGGCCGCGGTGGCGTCCCTGGCCTTCGCCGCTGCCGCAGGGCGAAGACGCGCCCCGCCCGGTACGATCCTCGTGCTGCTGGCCGGGTGCGCCCTGGCCTGGGGCCTGGACGCCACCGGCGCAGCCGAGCTGCCCCTGGCCCGGGGCCGGTACGAGCCGGGCCTGCTGGCCGTGCGGTGGAACCCCATGAGCCGGGTGGCCGCTTACCCTTTGGCCCCGGGCGAGGCCGCCCGGCCGTTCGGGCTCTCGCCGAGGTACCGGGGTCCCCACCCGCAGCAGCTCGGGCTCGTGGTGGACGACTCAGGCTACACCAACCTGTACGAGGGGGGTGCCGCCCGGGCCAACCCGGACTACTTCCGCCAGAACCTGGTGGCTTTGGCATGGCACCTGAGACCCGGGGCCCGGACCCTGATCGTGGGGCCGGGCGGGGGCAAGGACGTGTGGGTGGCCCTGTCGTTCCCCGGGACCCGGGTCCAGGCCGTGGAGATCAACCCCGGGGTCGTCGAGATGGTGGAGGAGGTGTTCGCCGGGTTCACGGGCCGCCCGTACTCCGATGCCCGGGTACGCCTCGCGGTGGCCGACGCCCGGGCCTTCACGGCGCGGGACCCGGCCCGGTACGACGTGATCGAGGCCTCGGCCGTGTTCGGCCGGATGCCGCCGGCAGGCGGCGTGTTCACCTTGTCGGAGGACTTTCTCCACACGCGGGAAGCCTTGGAGGCGTACTGGCGACGCCTGTCGCCCGATGGCATCCTGTCCATCACGCTGTTCGCCCACGAGCGCAGGGCCCCCCGGTTGGTGGCGCTCGTTCGCGACCTGTTGGACCGCCAGGGGGTGGCGGCGCCCCAGGCCCACGTGCGGGTGGTGGGGGACCGGGCCGTGGCCAACGTGCTCGTGAGCCGGAGGCCGTTCACCCCGCAGGAGGACCGATCGCTCCGCGAGCGGGTGAAAGCTGCCCGATTCCGGATGCTCTACCCGCCGGAGGGGGGAGACAACCTCCTAGCTCGGATCCTGGAAGCCCCGGACCTTTCGTCTACGCTGGACCGATTGCCCTACGACCTGTCTCCTCCCACGGACGACCGGCCGTTCTTCTACTACACATTGAGGCTCCGGGACTTTCTGCAGCCTGGGTCCCGGGCCGTGGGGTTCGACAACCAGGGAGTGCTGCTGCTCCGCTCCGCCTTCCTGGTGCTGGCGCTGCTCACCCTGGTCGGACTGGTGGCGCCGGTGGCGCTGCGCCACGCGCTTCCCCGGGGGGGCGGGCCGGCGCTCGCCTATGCAGCGGCCATCGGGCTGGGGTACATGCTGGTGGAGATCGGCATTTTGAAGCGGCTCGTCCTGTTCCTGGCCCACCCCGTCTACGCCGCCGCCGCCGTGCTGGCCGCGTTCCTGTGCGGCAGCGGTTTGGGAAGCCTGCTGGCCCCTCGGATCGCTCCGAATCCCAGGCGCCTGACGGGGGTTCTGCTGGTGGTGGCCGCCGGGGTCTGGGCCTGGGCCCTCCTGGCCCCCGGGTGGTTCCGGCCCGATCACCCCTGGGGCCTGGTCGGTCGGGCCGCCGTGGCCGTTGCGGCGCTCGCTCCCCTGGCGTTTCTCATGGGCATCCCATTCCCCTCCGGCATGGCCCTCCTCGGGCAGGCGGCTGGGGCCAGCCTGCCCTGGTGCTGGGCCCTCAACGGCGCCGCAGGGATCCTGGGATCGGTGGGCGCGCTGCTCGTGGCGCTGCACTTCGGATACACCGGCACCCTGGTCGCGGGCGCGGCGGTGTACGCGAGTGCGGCGATCCTAGTACCGCGGCTGGGTGGGGGCCGGTGA
- a CDS encoding carboxypeptidase-like regulatory domain-containing protein: MRAVILGIALVAMGCSAPAGPGTVEGTVKWDGRGVATALVQAYPRPDLDPTVEPLAEAASDEAGRFRLELPAGTYWIWARATAERDGRSVRLRGEASPSPVRVQAGHTARADVVLTDPSALGSSGVGSGIPVEGIVRGAPFAEVMVYAYPGRHRRPTGPGFAAAAAPDTAGRYRLGLRPGTYTLAARWRRSGEPHGSLVPGDKVAETVVQVPSRGTVQAPPLVLRPLDPGIWGQTLRASPKGDTWVEGTVVDPGGRPAEGLYVLAFTDPRMVGKPAAMAPPTGPSGEFRIYLPGPGTYWLGARSRIGGPAEPGERVGAFRGDDGAGVRVTPGAPLRGVRIVVEEMW, encoded by the coding sequence GTGAGAGCGGTGATCCTCGGCATCGCCCTCGTGGCGATGGGGTGCTCCGCCCCAGCCGGCCCGGGAACGGTGGAGGGCACCGTGAAATGGGACGGTCGGGGCGTCGCCACAGCCCTCGTGCAGGCCTACCCGCGGCCCGATCTTGACCCGACCGTGGAACCGCTGGCCGAGGCGGCCAGCGACGAGGCCGGCCGGTTCCGGCTGGAACTGCCCGCCGGCACGTACTGGATCTGGGCCCGGGCCACCGCGGAGCGCGACGGCAGGTCGGTGCGGCTCCGGGGGGAGGCGTCGCCCTCGCCGGTGCGGGTGCAGGCCGGGCACACGGCCCGGGCGGACGTTGTGCTGACCGATCCCTCGGCCCTGGGGTCCTCGGGCGTCGGCTCGGGGATCCCGGTGGAGGGGATCGTGCGGGGGGCGCCTTTCGCAGAGGTCATGGTGTACGCGTACCCCGGCCGGCACCGGCGGCCCACCGGCCCCGGGTTTGCCGCGGCCGCGGCCCCGGACACGGCCGGCCGGTATCGGCTCGGCCTTCGGCCGGGAACGTACACACTGGCCGCCCGGTGGCGCCGGAGCGGGGAGCCCCACGGCAGCCTGGTGCCGGGGGACAAGGTGGCCGAGACCGTGGTGCAGGTGCCCAGCCGTGGCACCGTACAGGCCCCGCCTCTGGTGCTGCGCCCACTGGACCCGGGCATTTGGGGCCAAACCCTGCGGGCCTCCCCCAAGGGCGACACCTGGGTGGAGGGCACGGTGGTGGACCCCGGCGGCCGACCTGCCGAGGGGCTCTACGTGTTGGCGTTCACGGACCCGAGAATGGTGGGGAAACCCGCAGCCATGGCGCCCCCAACCGGTCCATCGGGCGAGTTCCGAATCTATCTGCCGGGCCCCGGCACGTACTGGCTGGGCGCCCGCAGCCGGATCGGCGGCCCGGCCGAGCCAGGGGAACGGGTGGGGGCGTTCCGGGGAGACGACGGGGCCGGCGTGCGGGTGACCCCGGGCGCCCCGCTGCGCGGGGTTCGCATCGTGGTGGAGGAGATGTGGTGA